The genomic window TGATGTCCTTGATCCGCTTGGAGACGCTCTTTGGCGTGATCCCGTGCGCCTCGTTGAAGCGGATCTGCTTGGTGCGCCGCCGCTCGGTCTCGGAGATCGCGCGGCGCATCGACTCGGTAATCGTATCAGCATAAAGGATGGCTGTCCCGTGCAGATGTCGGGCCGCCCGCCCAATTGTCTGGATCAGCGAGCGCTCGGAGCGCAGGAAGCCTTCCTTGTCGGCGTCCAGAATGGCCACCAGCGACACCTCGGGAATATCGAGCCCCTCGCGCAGCAGGTTGATGCCGACCAGCACGTCGAATTCGCCCAAGCGCAGGTCGCGGATGATCTCGACGCGCTCGACGGTGTCGATGTCCGAATGCAGGTAGCGCACCCGCACGCCGTTCTCGCCGAGGTAGTCGGTCAGGTCCTCGGCCATGCGCTTGGTCAGCGTCGTCACCAGCACGCGCTCGCCGGCCTCGACCCGCTTGCGGATTTCCGAGAGCAGATCGTCGACCTGCGTCGACGCCGGGCGGACGATGACCTCCGGGTCGATCAGGCCGGTCGGCCGCACCACCTGCTCGACGACCTGCCCCTGGTGTTCCTTCTCGTAGTCGGACGGCGTCGCCGAGACGAAGACGGTCTGCGGCAGCATGCGCTCGAACTCGTCGAATTTCAGCGGCCGGTTGTCGAGCGCCGACGGCAGGCGGAAACCGTAGTCGACGAGGTTCTCCTTGCGCGAGCGGTCGCCCTTGTACATGCCGCCGGTCTGGCCGATGGTGACGTGCGATTCGTCGATGAACATGATCGAGCGCTTGGGCAGGTAGTCGAGCAAGGTCGGCGGCGGCTCGCCGGCCTGGCGGCCGGAGAGGTGGCGCGAGTAGTTCTCGATGCCCTTGCAGAAGCCGAGCTGGTCGAGCATCTCGATGTCGAAGCGGGTGCGCTGCTCGATGCGCTGCGCCTCGACCAGCCGCTGGTGCTGGTTGAAGAACTCGATGCGCTCGCGCAGCTCGACCTTGATCGCCTCCAGCGCGCGCAGCACGGTGTCGCGCGGCGTCACGTAGTGGCTCGACGGGAAGACCGTGAAGCGCAGGATCTTGTGCTGGATGTGGCCGGTCAGCGGGTCGAACAGCTGCAGGCTCTCGATCTCGTCGTCGAACAGCGAGACGCGCACCGCGTGCTCGGCGTGCTCGGCCGGGAAGATGTCGATCACGTCGCCGCGGACGCGGAAGGTGCCGCGGTGGAAATCCGTCTCGTTGCGCTCGTACTGCATCTCGGCCAGCCGCTTGACGATGGCGCGCTGGTCGATGCGGTCGCCGACGCGCATCGTCAGCACCATGCGCGCGTAGTCCTCCTTGTCGCCGATGCCGTAGATGCACGACACGGTGGCGACGATCACGCAGTCTTCGCGCTCGAGCAGGCTCTTCGTCGCCGACAGGCGCATCTGCTCGATGTGGTCGTTGACCGCGCTGTCCTTCTCGATGAACAGGTCGCGCGACGGCACGTAGGCTTCCGGCTGGTAGTAGTCGTAGTACGAGACGAAGTACTCGACCGCGTTCTCCGGGAAGAATTCCTTGAACTCGGAATAGAGTTGCGCGGCGAGCGTCTTGTTCGGCGCCAGCACCAGCGCCGGGCGGCCGGTGCGGGCGATGACGTTGGCCATCGTGTAGGTCTTGCCCGACCCGGTGACGCCGAGCAGGGTCTGGAACGACAGGCCGTCGCCGAGCCCCTCGACCAGCTGCGCGATCGCCGTCGGCTGGTCGCCGGCCGGCGGAAACGGCTGGTGCAGGCGGAACGGACTGCCCGGGAAGGTGACGACGCCGGCCTTCGCCGCGGGGGCGATGTCGGCGGCGATTTTGCGGCGGCTGTCGGGTGCGGTCATGATAGAATTTTGCGCTGCGTCAAGCCCGCAATCACCGGATGCGGGCGTTTTTCCGATTATCCCATGGAGTGCATATGAGTTCCTCGATCTTTGCGGCGGTGGAGATGGCTCCCCGTGACCCGATCCTTGGCCTGAACGAAGCGTTCAACGCGGACACCCGCGCGACCAAGGTGAACCTCGGCGTTGGCGTCTACTTCGACGACAACGGCAAGATCCCGCTGCTCGCCGCCGTCAAGGCCGCCGAGGAAGCCCGCCTGAAGGCCGCCCCGCCGCGCGGCTACCAGCCGATCGAAGGCCCCGCCGCCTACAACAACGCGGTGCAGAACCTGCTCTTCGGCAAGGACTCCGCGCTGCTCGCCAATGGCCAGGTGGTCACCGTCGAGGCCCTCGGCGGCACCGGCGCGCTGAAGATCGGCGCCGACTACCTGAAGCGCCTGAACCCGGCCGCCAAGGTCTACATCAGCGACCCGTCGTGGGAAAACCACCGCGCGCTGTTCGAGTCGGCCGGCTTCGTCGTCGACAACTACGCCTACTACGACGGCGCCACCCGCGGCGTGAACTTCGACGGGATGAAGGCCAGCCTGAAGGCGATGGCGCCGGGCTCGATCGTCGTGCTGCACGCCTGCTGCCACAACCCGACCGGTGCCGACCTGTCGGATGCGCAGTGGGCCGAAGTCGTCGAGCTGTGCCAGGCCGGCGGCCTCGTCCCGTTCCTCGACATGGCCTACCAGGGCTTCGCCGAAGGCATCGACGCCGACGCCGTCGCCGTCCGCGCGTTCTCGGCCTCCGGCCTGCAGTTCTTCGCCTCGTCGTCGTTCTCGAAGAACTTCTCGCTCTACGGTGAGCGCGTCGGCGCGCTGTCCATCGTCACCGCCAACAAGGACGAAGCCGCCCGCGTGCTGTCGCAGGTCAAGCGCGTGATCCGCACCAACTACTCCAACCCGCCGATCCACGGCGGCGCGCTGGTCGCCGCGGTGCTTTCGTCGCCGGAACTGCGCGCAATGTGGGAAGAGGAGCTGGCCGGCATGCGCGACCGCATCCGCGCGATGCGCACCGGCCTCGTCGACGCGATCAAGGCCGCCGGCGTGACGCAGGACTTCTCGTTCGTCGTCAAGCAGCGCGGCATGTTCTCCTACACCGGCCTGTCGGCCGCGCAGGTCGAGCAGCTGAAGAGCGACTTCGGCATCTACGCCGTGTCCACCGGCCGCATCTGCCTGGCCGCGCTGAACACGAAGAACATCGGCTACGTCGCCGACGCCATCGCCAAGGTGCTCTGAGCGCAGCGCCGCTCCCGCAAGAACGCCGGCAGCCGCCGGCGTTTTTCTTTGCGGCGCGGGAAAGTCAGCGGCCGGCCTGCAGCGCCGGATTGCGCAGCGTGCCGCTCGCTGTCACCGGCATGCGGATGACGCTGGCCGAACCGCGCATCTCCACGTCGAAGCGACCCGACAGCTTGCCGTCGCGTGCGATGTCGAGCGTACCGCCGGAACGCAGCGCCCCGGAGGCAAGCGCGATGTCGGTGAAGCGCACCGACTCCGGCGTGATGCGCAGCTTGCTGCCCAACTGCTCGAAGCGCGTCGAGCCGCCGGCGACACTTCCCTTCCCGGCACGCCGCACCGCCTCGACCAGATCGAACTTGCCGAGCGTCCCGCGCTGCATCGCGAAATCGCCGTCGCCGGCCGCCGCCCTGAGCGCTTCGCCCCATTCCGCGGCCGTCGCGGAGAACTTCAGCGCGCCGGCGAATTCGCCCTCGAACTGTTCCGGATAGCCGAGCGCGGCGCCCAGCCGGGCCAGGCTCATGTGCTTGACGCCGATCTCGCCGGACAGCTTCGGCTGCCCGGTGCGTTCGAAGCGCAGAGTTCCCTGCAGCGCGCCATCGAAGATCCTCGCGTCGAGCGAGCGCAGCGCCAGCGCGCGCCCGTCCCAAACCGCCTTGCCCTGGATCGAATCGAAACGGTACGGCGAATTCGGCACCGGCAGCCAGGCGTAGCCCTCGAAGTCGGCGACGATATTGGCGCCATCGGTCGTCGCCCGCAGATGCAGCGAACGCTCGGCGTTGCGCAGGCTGATCGGCTTGCCGCTCGCCAGATCGGCGGACGCGATCTCGCCGTGCAGGTCGGCCAGCGCCAGGCCGAGCAGCGACAGGCGCAGGCGACTGAAGCTGATCGCCCCCACCTGCGCCGGTGCGTTCGCCTGCGCAACTGCGGCGAGCGCCTTCGGCAACAGCGCGACGGCATCGTCGTCGAGCGACGCGGCGACGACTTCGACGCTGGAGAAAACCGGGCGCGAACCGAGCAGCGAAAACAGCTCGGGCACCAGCCGGATGCTCGCCGCCTGCGCCTTGGCGCCATCGCCGACGCTGACACTTTGCAGCGAGATCGCCGGGCGCGGCAGGAAACTGGCCTGGACCTCGCCGATGCGCACCGGCTGGCCGACGAGGCGGCCGAGCCCGGCTTCGAGTTCGGGGCGATGGCGGTCATAGGGATAGAGCGCGAAGAAGAGAAGCAGCAGCACGACGACGCCGGCGACGCCGAGCGCGATCGCGAGCGGCAGCGAAACATAGGTACGCGGGCCGCGGCGGATCGGCTTGATCACGTCGTCGTCGCCGGCGAGCATTCCCGACAGGCGGCCGGCGATCCTCGCCGCCGGCTCCTCGTGCGCCGGCGGCGGAGGCGACTCCGGCTCGCGGTCGAAGACCGACAGCGGCGCGACGCTCTGCGGCGGCGGATAGACCGACTGCGGCGAGATCGACAGTGGCGCCACCGAGAACGGTTCGACCGACGGCGGCGGTGCCGGCGGCAGTTCCACCGCCGGCAGCGGTGCCGGCGCTGCGGGGGGCGCCTCGTCCGCTACCGCCTCCTTGTCCTTGCTCAGGCGCTTCATCGCCGCGGCCTTGATGTCCTCGGCCACCTTGCGGCTTTGTTCCCACACCGAATCCGCTTCCAGTTGCGGCACGACGAGGCCATCGCGTTCGAGTTCCTGCAGCGCGTTCTCGACCAGTTGCTGATTGCCGGTTTTTTCGCACAGATCGGCGACGGTCGACTTGCCATCGACGAGAATCAGCACCATGCGCGTATTCCGCTGTACCACGCGGGTTCGCTGCCGTACCGCCTCCTCTCCCGCCGGCGTCTTCCTGTAGATCAGATTTGCGTCCATTTTTATCAAAAAAGTTGACGAACCATCTTCATGTGTCTATTATGCGCGCTTCCTGATCCCCGATAGCTCAGTCGGTAGAGCGCCGGACTGTTAATCCGTAGGTCCCTGGTTCGAGCCCAGGTCGGGGAGCCAGCAGAAACTTGATGAAAGGCCTTCGTTTGAAGGCCTTTTTTCATTTCTGCCCCGCTTCGATGCATTTTCTCTCCCGTCGCCGTCGATGGTAGCACAACGTCCTAGCGCGCAAGGCGCGGGATCGATCGACGACAGCCTCCCCCATCAGCAGCGCAGGTCGCGGCTCGCCTGCTCGCGCAGCAAGGCCCTGGCGAAGCGGTGGCGCGCGCGCAGGCGCGGGTCGGAGAGCACGGCGCCCAGCGTCTCGCCGACCGCCGCGACGATCCCGAGCAGCGGCAACACCAGCACCAGCCCCGGGACGCCGGCGATCGCGCCGCCGGCGAAGATCATCAGCACGGTCGGCAGCGGATGCATGTTCAGGCTCTTGCCGACGGTCGCCGGCATGAACACGAAGTCGTCGAGCAGGCGTACCGTCACGAACAGCGCGATCGCCGCATAGGCCACCGAAGGATTGCCCGGATGATCGGTGGCCGCGACGAGGACGACGAGCAGGCAGCCAGCGATCGAGCCGAGGTAGGGAATCCAGGCCATGACCGCGGTGACGACGCCGAGCAGCAGCGGCGAGGAGACGCCAATCAGCCACAGGCCGAGCGCCAGGCAGACGGCGTCGAGCACGGTCAGCTTGAGCAGCCCCTGGAAGTAACTGCGCGCGGTGCGGTCGACCTGGTCGAGCAGGTACAGCGTGCGTTCGAAGTAGGCGTTGGGCACGGCACGGGTGAGGAAGCGCTTGAAGCGCCAGCCGTCGCGCAGCATGAAGAAGGCGAGGAAGGGAATCAGCAGCAGCGACGGGAACCAGGCGGCGGCGGCCAGCGCCGCGCCGGCCAGGTGGCGGGCGGCGAAATTCTCGACGAAATCGCCGATGCCGCCGAGCACCGCCTGCCCGAGCTGCGCCCGCGCAGCGAAGGCGAAGCGCCCTTCGAGCCAGGCCAGCGTCTCGCCGAGGAAACGCATGCCGCCCTCCAGATAGCGCCCGCCGCCGGACTGCAGCGCCGGCAGTTGCGCCGACAGCCAGGGCGCGCTGAGCAGCATCGCCACGCCGAGCAGCGAAAAAATGCCGACGCTGACGGCCACCGCCGCGCTGTCGTGCGACAGCCCGCGCAGGACGAGCCGCTGCTTCAGCGGCAGCACGAGGTAGTAGGCGACCAGCGCGAAGAGGAAGGGCAGCACCAGCCACAGCACCTTCTGCAGCAGCGCCAGCAGCAGGCAGGTTGCCGCCAGCACGCCGGCCCAGACCAGCGGCCCGGCACGGTACGGCGGCCGGCTCACGGCTGCGCCCCGCCCGCCGCCGCCAGCTGGCGGACGATGCCGGCGTAGTGGCGCGCCAGCGCGAAGGAGATCCGGGTTGCGATCAGCGCGTGCGACTCCATCAGATTGAAGAAATCGCCGCGGAACATCACGCCCAGCTCGCAGTCGCTGGCCGCGCGCGCCTGCGCCGAGCGCGGCCCGCCGTCGATCAGCGCCAGCTCGCCGAAGACCTGGCCGGCGCCGAGCAGCGCGATCGGGCGCCCGCTGTCGCCCTGGCGGCAGATCGTCACCTGTCCGGCGAGGACGAAATAGATCGCCTGCCCCTCCTCGCCTTCGTCGAAGATCACTTCGCCGGCCAGCGCCTGGCGCTGATGGACGAGGCCGGCGACGATCTTCAGCTCGCGCGGCGTCAGTTCCGCCAGCAGCGCCAGCCCGGCCAGGCGTTGCGCCAGGCCGGTCGGCCGGGAGGGGGAGAACAATCGGAACACGGCGGATTCCCATGAAGGCGGCGAGCCGCCAATTCTATGGGAAACGCCATGACGGCACCATCGGGGACGGGCGGCGGCGCCCGCCGCCGCCCCGGATTGCGCCGTTTACTTGGCGGCGATGATGCCGCAGGCCACCCGCGCGCCGGAATTCCCCGCCGGCTGCGAGCTGAAGTCGTCCGGCCCGGCATGTACGATCACCGCCTTGCCGACGATGTCGTTGGCGCCGCCGCCGCCGACCGCCAGCCCGTCCACCGTCACTTCGACCCAGGCGTTCCCCTTTTCGTTGGCCGCCAGCTGCGGCAGGTCGCCGGCATGGTGGTTGGCGTGCATCGGGTAGCCGTGCGCCTTCGCCGTCGGGTTGAAATGGCCGCCGGCGCTGCTGCCGTCGGCAGCGCTGCAGTCGCCCTTCTCGTGGATGTGGAAACCGTGCGCGCCGGGGGGCAGGCCGGAAACGTCGGCGCGCACCATGAGCTTGGCGCCGTCCTGCCGGAAGCTGACGTAGCCGCTGGCGTTGTTGCCCTGCGTCGGATTGATCGTCGCCTCGGCGCGCGGACCGGGCGCCGGTCCGGTGGCGCACGCCGCCAGCGCGGCGGCCAGGGGCAGGAGCGCAATCTTCAGGAACTTTTCCATCTTTTGATCCTCCTCACAGGTTACGAACGGCGGTTGGCTATAATCGTCCGCAGCGCACTGCGACGACCCGTCCAACCGAGACACCCTGCCCGAAGATTGGTTCCATGCGAAACGAATCCCTGAACCCGGAAGCGCTGCCGCCCGCCCTTGCTGCGCAAGGGCCGACCACCACCCGGGAAAGCTCGCGCCATGCCGAGGGGACGCTGATCGACAAATACGGGCGGCATATCACCTATATCCGTCTGTCGATCACCGACCGCTGCGACTTCCGCTGCACCTACTGCATGGCCGAGGAGATGGAGTTCCTGCCGCGCGAACAGGTGCTGTCGCTCGAGGAATGCCTGCGCGTCGTGCGCACCTTCGTCGGCCTCGGCGTGACCAAGGTGCGCATCACCGGCGGCGAGCCGCTCGTCCGCCGCAACGTGCTCTGGCTGCTGGAGCAGATCGCCGCGCTCGACGGCCTGAAGGAACTGGTGCTGACCACCAACGGCTCGCAGCTAGAACGCTACGCCGCCGACCTGAAGCGGGCCGGCGTCAAGCGCCTCAACGTCAGCCTCGACACGCTGAAGCCGGAGCGCTTCAAGGCGATCACCCGCATCGGCGACCTCGACAAGGTGCTGCGCGGCATCGACGCCGCCGCGGCGGCCGGCTTCACCCGGACCAAGCTGAACACGGTGATGATGCGCGGCGTGAACGACGACGAGTTCGTCGACCTCGTGCGCTACGCGCTGGCGCGCGATCTGAACATCTCGTTCATCGAGGAGATGCCGCTCGGCGACATCGGCCACGGGCGCAGCAACACCTATTTCGGCAGCGACGAGGGTCTGGCGCTGCTGACCCCGCACTTCGGCTTGGTGCCCACCGTAGAAACCACCGGCGGCCCGGCGCGCTACTGGCGCATCCCCGGCAGCGAGACGCGCGTCGGCTTCATCTCGCCGCACAGCCACAACTTCTGCGACAGCTGCAACCGCGTGCGCATCACCGCGCAGGGCGACCTCTACCCCTGCCTCGGCCAGAACGACGCGATGGGCCTGCTGCCGCTGTTGCGCGCCGGCGACGACGATGCGCCGCTGCGCGAGGCGATCGTGCGCGCGATGGGCATCAAGCCGAAGGAACACAACTTCAGCGAACAGCTCGACGCGCCGAAGGTCGTCCGCTTCATGTCGATGACCGGCGGCTGAGCCCGCCCGCATCAGCCAAGCCGGATGCGTTCGCCGTAGCCGGTCATCTCCAGATAGCCGCGGCCGACCTCGCGGCCGTCTTCGATGGCGCGCACCGCGCCCTCCCAGTAGATCGCGCCGGTGCTGCGCCGGCTGTCCAGCTCCTGGTCGTCGAACAGCGGCAGCAGCCGCAGTTCCCGCGCGCCGGCGCGCAGCCGCCATTCGACCGGCCAGGCGATGCCGCTGCGCGGCGAGCGCCACTGGCGCAGGGGGGCGAAGGCGACCGCGTCCGCCGGCAGCGTCGTTGCGCCGCCGCCGGGCGAACGCAGGGTCGCCGCCGACCACAGCGGCGCGCCGTCGGCGCGGCGCAGGCGAAAGGCCATCAGCGCGCCGCCGTCGTCGAGGTTCAGCCCGACCCAGTCCCAGCCCTGCGCGCCGGCCGGCAGCAGCTCGCTCGACCATTCGTGGTCGAGCCAGGCGCGACCGCTCACCGGCTGTCGCCGGCCGTCCACCGTCACCGTGCCGCGCACTGCGAGCTGCGGCCGGCTGTAGTAGTAGCTGGCGTGGCGCGGGTCCGCGGCCTTGGCGCTGAAGCCGCCGGCGCCGTTCGGCAGCGGCGGGCCGTCCGCCGTGAGCGTCAGCGCGTAGGCGAAGTCGTCGGCGCGTACTGTCGCGCGATAGGCGTTGCCGTCCTGTTCGAGGCGCCAGTCGCCGATCCAGGCGCCCGTTTGCGCCTCGGCGAAGCCGGCGCGACCGAAGCCGACGCGGGCGCTGCGTTCGTCCTGGCGCAGCCGCCCGTGGCGCGGATCGGCGATCGCCGCATGCGCGATCAGCAGCTGGCGCGGCGCGAAGGCACTCGGGTTTTCCTCGCCGATGCCGGTGCGCACGCGGAAGAAGGTGCACTGGAAGCCGAGCGGGCTGCCGTCGGGCAGCGCCAGCCAGCCGGTGACGTACCACCACTCGTTGCGGAAGTCCGGATGCGCGCCGTGGTCGCGCGGAAAGGCGAGCGCCCTCCCCGGCCGCACCGCGGCGAAATCGACCGCTTCCGCGGCCACCGCCCAGGCCGGCAGGCCGGCGAGTGCGGCGAGGAAGGCGCGCCGTCGCATGCTCACCAGTCCTCGCGCACCGCCAGCACCGCTTCCTGGCGCATCGCCAGCCGGCCGGCGAGCACCGCCGCCAGTGCGGCCAATGCCACCAGCGCCAGCGCGAAGACCGCGAGCGAGCGCCACGGCACGTGCAGGTCCATGCTCCAGTGGAAGCTCTGCCGGTTGACCACCTCGATCAGCACCAGCCCGATCGCGCCGCCGGCGGCGAGCCCGCCGAGAACGCCAACGCCGGCCGCGAGCGCCCCCTCCTCCGCCAGCATCCAGCCGATCTGCCGGCGGCTGACGCCGAGGTGGCGCAGCATGCCGAACTCGCGCCGGCGCGCCGCCGCCAGCGCCGCGAAGCTGGCGGCGACGCCGGCCAGCCCGATCGCCACCGCCACCGCCTCGAGCAGGTAGGTGACGGCAAAGGTGCGGTCGAACAGGCGCAGGCTGAGCGCGCGGATCTCCGCCGACGACGACACGTCGAGCGCGCCCGCCGGCGCCAGCGCGCGCAGCGCACCGGCCACCGCCAGCGGCGCCGCGCCGGGCGCGAGGAAGATCGCGGCGTCGTTGGCAAGGCGGTCGCCGGCCAGGCGCCGGTAGTCGGCGAGGTCGATCATCAGCGCGCCGTCCTGCCGCGCGTAGTCGCGCCAGACGCCAGCGACGCGCAGGCGCACCGTCCGTCCGCCGAGCGGCAGCTCGACGCGCTCGCCCGGGCGCCAGCCGTAGAGGTCGCGCACCGCCTCCGAGATCCACAGCGCCGGCGCCTCCCCCGGCGCCGCCACGCCGCCGACCAGCGGCAGCTCGCGGCCGTCGGCCGAGACGGGACGTGCGATCAGCGGCAGCGGCGGCCGCCCGGGTGCCAGTCGTAGCGTCTCGTGGCGCGTGAAGCCGACGCGGGCGACGCCGGGCACCGCGGCGATGCGCGCCTGCAGCGCCTCGTCGAGGTGGCCGCTGCCGGCGGCGCGGCCGGCGCGCAGATAGAGGTCGGCGGGCAGCAGCTGGTGCAGCCAGGCATCGACCGAATCGCGGAAGGAGGCAACCATGATCGCCATCGCCGCCGCCAGCGCGACGCTCGCCAGCACCCCGGCCGCCGCCACCAGCGCATGCCCCGGCGCGGCGCGCAGGCGGGCCGCGGCCAGCCGCACCGGCGCCGGCCCGCGCGGCGGCAGCAGGCGGGCCACCCCGCCGGCGAGCGCCGGCAGCAGCAGCACGGCGCCGGCGAGCAGGCAGGCCACCGCCAGGTAGCCGCCGAGCGGCAGGTCCGCCGCCGGCGGCAAGGCCGCGGCAGCGAGGCTCGCCGCGAGCAGCGCGGCGCCCAGCCGGGGATGGCCGCCGCCGTCGGCCAGCGCCTCGTCGCCGGCCTTCAGCGCCTGCGCCGGGGCCACCGCCGCCGCCTCGCGCGCCGGCAGCCAGGCGCCGGCGACGCCGGCGGCGACGCCCAAGGCGACGAAGACGGCGGTGGCCAGCGGGTCGAACGCGAGCTGCGGGCGCAGCCCAGAGAAATAGCCGGCGCCGAGGTCGCCGCCGAGGACGACCAGAACCGCCCAGGCCAGCCCGTGGCCGAGCGCGGCGCCGACGAGGCCGCCGGCCAGCCCGACCGCCGCGCCCTCGCCGAGCAGCCAGGCGAACAGCGTGCGCCGGGAGAGGCCGATCGCGCGCAGGAAGGCGAACTCGCCGCGCCGCCGCACCACCGACAGCGCCTGCGCCGAGAAGACGAGGAAGCCGCCGGTCAAGAGCGCCATCGCCGCCAGCAGGTTCAGGTTCACGCGGTAGGCGCGCGACAGGTTCGCTGCCTGCTCGGCCGCCGCCTGCGGCATCTCGATCTGCACGCCGGGCGGCAGCAGCGGCTGCAGCGCGGCGCGCGCCGCCGCCGGCGACACGCCCTCGGCCAGCCGCAGGTCGATCCGCGTCAGCCGGCCGAGGCGGGCGAAGTGCGCCTGCACCGCGGCGATGTCCATCACCGCCAGCCGGCGCTCGTCGGCGGCACCGGGCAGGTCGCCGGCGACGCGGACACGCCGCGTCGCCGTTCCCGACAGCAGGTCGAGCGTGTCGCCGGCACGCAGGCCGAGCGCCTGCTGCGCGGCGGCGCTGACGAACAGCGCGTCGTCGGCGAGCGTCGCGAAGCGGTCGCCGGCGGCCGCCGGCCGCGGCAGCAGCGCCGGCGCCACGCGCGCCAGCGCAAAGACGTCGGCGCCGAGGAGCTGCAGCGTCTCCTCGCGTCCGGCCAGGCGCGCCTCGATGTCGAGCAGCGGGCTGGCGTCGGCCACCTCCGGCCGCGCCGCGACCTGCGCGTAGAGCGCTTCGTCGAAGCCACCGCGGGGGCCGAGCACCTGCAGGTCGGCGCTGCCGGAGAGGGTGCGCAGGCTGCGCCCGAACTCGGCCAGCGCCGCCTCGTGCACCGCCTGCACGGCCATGCCGAGCGCGACGCCGAGGATGATCGCGGCGAACGAGAACAGCGTCGCCAGCCGCCGCCGCGCCAGCGCGCCGAAGAAGACGCGCGCGAGCTGACGGACGCTGCCGCGCGCCCTCACGGCCGCAGCCCGTCCGGCGTCAGGCGCAGCACGCGGTCGGCGGTCGCCGCGGCGGCCGGCGAATGGGTGACCAGGATGCCGATCGCGCCGGCGGCGCGGACGCGCTCGCCGAGCAACGCCAAGACCTTCGCGGCGTTGCCGGGGTCGAGGTTGCCGGTCGGCTCGTCGGCAAGCACCAGGCGCGGGCCGTGCACCAGCGCGCGGGCGATCGCCACGCGCTGCAGCTCGCCGCCGGACAGCTCGCGCGGACGGCTCGCGGCGCGCCCGCCGAGGCCGACCGCGTCGAGCAGGCGTTGCGCGGCGGTCGCGGCCGCCACGTCGTCGACGCCCTGCAGCCACAGCGGCAGCGCGACGTTCTGCACCACCGAGAGATGCGGCAGCACGTGGAAAGCCTGGAAGACGAAGCCCAGCCGGTCGCGGCGCAGCCGCGTCAGCGCCTCCTCGTCGAGCGTCGCGTAGTCGACCCCGTCGAGCACCAGCCGTCCGCCGTCAGGCCGGTCGAGGCCGGCGACGAGGTTGAGCAGCGTCGACTTGCCGACCCCGGATTCGCCGACGATCGCCACGTACTCGCCGGGCTGCAGGCACAGCGAAACGTCGCGCAGCACCTGACGTCCATTGAAGCTGCGGCAGAGCCTGTTGATTTCGAGCATGGTTCTCGGGGGCGCCTCGGATTGCGGGCAACTGCCGCCGAGTATGCAGCAGAAAGGCGGCGACCGGAACGCCGCGAACAGCCGGTTGCCGGCGCCCCCGGCTAGAACAGCTCGGAATCGCCGTAGGCGATTTCCTTGAAGACGCCCGTGCGCACCAGTTCCTCGTACTCGCAGACGCGGTTGCGTCCCTGCCGCTTGGCCTCGTAGAGGCTGCGGTCGGCGCGGGCGAGCACCTCCTGCGGCAGGAAATCGGGGTTGGCGCGGCAGTAGCCGATGCTGATCGTCAGCCGCTCGACGCGCGGGAAGGCGTGCGCCTCGATGGTCTGCCGCACGCGCTCGAAGATGCTGCGGGCGACTTCGTCGCTGTCGGCGGAGACGATCGCGACGAACTCCTCGCCGCCGTAGCGGTAGAGCAGGTCCGAACTGCGGAAGGTGTGGCACATCAGGCGTGCGGCGAGGAGCAGGATCTCGTCGCCGACGATGTGGCCGTGCACGTCGTTGATCTGCTTGAAATGATCGATGTCGATCACCGCCAGCCAGTAGCGGTTGGTGGGCGCCGCGTGGCGGGCGCCGCCCGGCTCGCTGTAGCTGATCGGACGGCCGAGCGCGGTCCACAGGCGGTCGAAGCTGTTCTCCAGCGCCTGCCGGTTGAACAGCCCGGTCAGCCGGTCGCGCATGCTGACGTCGAGCAGCGCGTAGTAGTTGGAGAAGACCTCGAGCACGCCGCGGATGATCGTGTCCTCGGTCGGCGACACCTCGTGGTCGCGCTGGAAGACGAAATAGCCGCAGATCTCGCCGTCGCCGAACAGCGGATAGGCGATCGCCATCTCGCTGCCGAGGCGGCGCGTGCAGGGGCGCGAGAGCAGGCGGACGTTCTCGGTCAGCGCCCCGATCTCCGGCGGCAGGTCCTGCACGTTGAGGACTTCCTCGATGCGCTCGACGATGCGGGAAACGCCGGCGGCGTCGACTTCCTTCGAGCG from Azospira restricta includes these protein-coding regions:
- the uvrB gene encoding excinuclease ABC subunit UvrB encodes the protein MTAPDSRRKIAADIAPAAKAGVVTFPGSPFRLHQPFPPAGDQPTAIAQLVEGLGDGLSFQTLLGVTGSGKTYTMANVIARTGRPALVLAPNKTLAAQLYSEFKEFFPENAVEYFVSYYDYYQPEAYVPSRDLFIEKDSAVNDHIEQMRLSATKSLLEREDCVIVATVSCIYGIGDKEDYARMVLTMRVGDRIDQRAIVKRLAEMQYERNETDFHRGTFRVRGDVIDIFPAEHAEHAVRVSLFDDEIESLQLFDPLTGHIQHKILRFTVFPSSHYVTPRDTVLRALEAIKVELRERIEFFNQHQRLVEAQRIEQRTRFDIEMLDQLGFCKGIENYSRHLSGRQAGEPPPTLLDYLPKRSIMFIDESHVTIGQTGGMYKGDRSRKENLVDYGFRLPSALDNRPLKFDEFERMLPQTVFVSATPSDYEKEHQGQVVEQVVRPTGLIDPEVIVRPASTQVDDLLSEIRKRVEAGERVLVTTLTKRMAEDLTDYLGENGVRVRYLHSDIDTVERVEIIRDLRLGEFDVLVGINLLREGLDIPEVSLVAILDADKEGFLRSERSLIQTIGRAARHLHGTAILYADTITESMRRAISETERRRTKQIRFNEAHGITPKSVSKRIKDIIDGVYDAESAQRELKAAQEAAVYEAMSERELAREIKRLEKEMQEHAKNLEFELAAAARDALFRLKAGAFGAAIHDTEPGT
- a CDS encoding aromatic amino acid transaminase — its product is MSSSIFAAVEMAPRDPILGLNEAFNADTRATKVNLGVGVYFDDNGKIPLLAAVKAAEEARLKAAPPRGYQPIEGPAAYNNAVQNLLFGKDSALLANGQVVTVEALGGTGALKIGADYLKRLNPAAKVYISDPSWENHRALFESAGFVVDNYAYYDGATRGVNFDGMKASLKAMAPGSIVVLHACCHNPTGADLSDAQWAEVVELCQAGGLVPFLDMAYQGFAEGIDADAVAVRAFSASGLQFFASSSFSKNFSLYGERVGALSIVTANKDEAARVLSQVKRVIRTNYSNPPIHGGALVAAVLSSPELRAMWEEELAGMRDRIRAMRTGLVDAIKAAGVTQDFSFVVKQRGMFSYTGLSAAQVEQLKSDFGIYAVSTGRICLAALNTKNIGYVADAIAKVL
- a CDS encoding AsmA-like C-terminal region-containing protein — its product is MVLILVDGKSTVADLCEKTGNQQLVENALQELERDGLVVPQLEADSVWEQSRKVAEDIKAAAMKRLSKDKEAVADEAPPAAPAPLPAVELPPAPPPSVEPFSVAPLSISPQSVYPPPQSVAPLSVFDREPESPPPPAHEEPAARIAGRLSGMLAGDDDVIKPIRRGPRTYVSLPLAIALGVAGVVVLLLLFFALYPYDRHRPELEAGLGRLVGQPVRIGEVQASFLPRPAISLQSVSVGDGAKAQAASIRLVPELFSLLGSRPVFSSVEVVAASLDDDAVALLPKALAAVAQANAPAQVGAISFSRLRLSLLGLALADLHGEIASADLASGKPISLRNAERSLHLRATTDGANIVADFEGYAWLPVPNSPYRFDSIQGKAVWDGRALALRSLDARIFDGALQGTLRFERTGQPKLSGEIGVKHMSLARLGAALGYPEQFEGEFAGALKFSATAAEWGEALRAAAGDGDFAMQRGTLGKFDLVEAVRRAGKGSVAGGSTRFEQLGSKLRITPESVRFTDIALASGALRSGGTLDIARDGKLSGRFDVEMRGSASVIRMPVTASGTLRNPALQAGR
- a CDS encoding AI-2E family transporter — protein: MSRPPYRAGPLVWAGVLAATCLLLALLQKVLWLVLPFLFALVAYYLVLPLKQRLVLRGLSHDSAAVAVSVGIFSLLGVAMLLSAPWLSAQLPALQSGGGRYLEGGMRFLGETLAWLEGRFAFAARAQLGQAVLGGIGDFVENFAARHLAGAALAAAAWFPSLLLIPFLAFFMLRDGWRFKRFLTRAVPNAYFERTLYLLDQVDRTARSYFQGLLKLTVLDAVCLALGLWLIGVSSPLLLGVVTAVMAWIPYLGSIAGCLLVVLVAATDHPGNPSVAYAAIALFVTVRLLDDFVFMPATVGKSLNMHPLPTVLMIFAGGAIAGVPGLVLVLPLLGIVAAVGETLGAVLSDPRLRARHRFARALLREQASRDLRC